ATCCCGCTGAAAGTCGACGGCGACAGCCGGGTGCTGCTCAGCGACGTGGCGCGAGTGGAAATGGGCGCGGAAAACTACGACACCATCAGCTCCTTCGGCGGCACCCCGTCGGTGTACATCGGGATCAAGGCCACGCCGGCGGCCAACCCGTTGGACGTGATCAAGGAAGTGCGCAAGCTGATGCCGGAACTGGAGTCCCAGCTGCCGCCCAACCTCAAGGCAGAAATTGCCTACGACGCGACCCTGTTCATCCAGGCCTCCATCAACGAGGTAGTGAAAACCCTGTTCGAAGCCGTGCTGATCGTGATCGTCGTGGTGTTCCTGTTTCTCGGCGCGCTGCGTTCGGTGGTGATCCCGGTGGTGACCATTCCACTGTCGATGATCGGCGTGATGTTCTTCATGCAACTGATGGGCTACTCGATCAACCTCCTGACCCTGCTGGCCATGGTGCTGGCGATCGGCCTAGTGGTGGACGATGCCATCGTGGTGGTGGAGAACATCCACCGGCATATCGAGGAAGGCAAGACGCCGTTTGACGCGGCGCTGGAGGGCGCGCGGGAAATCGCCCTGCCGGTGGTCTCGATGACCATCACCCTGGCGGCGGTGTATGCCCCTATCGGCTTCCTCACCGGCCTGACCGGGGCCTTGTTCAAGGAGTTCGCCCTGACCCTGGCCGGCGCCGTAGTGATTTCCGGGATCGTCGCCCTGACCTTGTCGCCGATGATGTGTGCCTACCTGCTGCGTCATGATCAGAACCCGTCGGGCCTGGCCCATCGTCTGGACCTGATCTTCGAAGGACTCAAGCGCCGCTACCAGCGCATGCTCCACGGCACCTTGAATACCCGGCCGGTGGTGCTGGTGTTCGCAGTGATCGTGCTGTGCCTGATTCCAGTGCTGCTCAAGTTCACCAAGTCGGAGCTGGCGCCAGATGAGGACCAGGGCATTATTTTCATGATCGCCAACGCCCCACAGCCGACCAACCTCGATTACCTGAACACCTACACCGACGAATTCATCGCGATCTTCAAGGAGTTCCCCGAGTATTACTCCTCCTTCCAGATCAACGGTTTCAACGGCGTGCAATCGGGTATCGGCGGCTTCCTGCTCAAGCCTTGGAACGAGCGCAGCCGTACCCAGATGGCAATCCTGCCGGAGGTGCAAAGCAAGCTGTCGCAAATCGCCGGCCTGCAAATCTTCGGCTTCAACCTGCCCTCGCTGCCGGGCACGGGCGAAGGCCTGCCGTTCCAGTTCGTGGTCAATACCGCCAACGACTACGAGGCGTTGCTGGCGGTGGTTGACCGGATCAAGAAACGTGCAATGGAGTCGGGAAAATTTGCTTTTGTCGACATCGACCTGGCCTTCGACAAACCGGAAGTAGTGGTCGATATCGACCGGGCCAAGGCGGCGCAGATGGGCGTCTCGATGCTCGACCTCGGCACCACGCTGGCGACCTTGCTGGCTGAAGCCGAGATCAACCGATTCACTATCGAAGGCCGCAGCTACAAGGTCATCGCCCAAGTCGAGCGCACCTACCGGGACAATCCGGATTGGCTGAACAACTACTACGTGAAAAACGCCAAGGACGAGTTACTGCCGCTGTCGACCCTGATCACCGTCACCGACCGCGCACGACCGCGCCAACTCAACCAGTTCCAGCAGCTCAATTCGGCGATCCTCTCGGGTTTCCCGGTGGTGAGCATGGGGGAGGCGATTGAAACCGTGCGCCAGATAGCCCAGGAAGAAGCCCCGCCCGGCTTCGCCTTCGACTACGCCGGTGCCTCACGCCAGTTCGTTCAGGAAGGCGCTGCGCTGTGGGTGACCTTCGCCCTGGCTTTGGCGATCATTTTCCTGGTACTGGCGGCGCAGTTCGAGAGTTTCCGCGATCCGCTGGTGATCCTGGTGACGGTCCCGCTGTCGATTTGCGGCGCCTTGATCCCGCTGTTCCTCGGCTGGTCGAGCATGAACATCTACACCCAGGTGGGCCTGGTGACGCTGATCGGCCTGATCAGCAAACACGGGATTCTGATCGTCGAGTTCGCCAACCAGTTGCGCAAGGACAAGGGCCTGACGCCCCGCGAGGCGGTGGAAGAAGCGGCGGCGATCCGCCTGCGCCCGGTACTGATGACTACCGCCGCCATGGTGTTCGGCATGGTGCCGCTGATCCTCGCCACGGGCGCTGGTGCAGTCAGTCGCTTCGACATCGGCATGGTGATCGCGACAGGGATGTCCATCGGCACCCTGTTCACCCTGTTCGTGCTGCCCTGCGTCTACACCTTCCTGGCTAAACCCGACAAAGCCTGAAGGCACCCTCTGGAAAAGCTGCACCAACGAAAAGGCCTCGCAACTGCGAGGCCTTTTCAGGTGGGCTTCATTGCTTTCAACTTTGCGGCCTCATTCCCTGGGCCATGCCAAAAATGAACAGCAGCAAGTCATTGTCAGGCCGAACATTTTCCGAGGCCTTCACTACCCGGGGCAAGGGACAATGCGCCTCACCATGCACAGCGCTGAGAACTTGCGTGCGGGGCTCCTCCCAGGCAGCCACCGCCAATGAAGCAACTGCCAAGGCTCCCACTAAAAACAAACCTCGAGCAATTTCTAGTTTCATCGCTATAAACCTTTGATAGCGCTGCCAAACGCCGTCTTATAAAAATAGACGAGTCGGTCCCAATCTGCCGCTTTGAACGACGAATGGCGACGCAGTTGTTTCATGTCATGTGCTGCCGCCTGAGTGCTCAAAAGGCGTTGCCGGCACTTCTCCAAGTCAAGCAGTGCCACCTCTGCCTTGGCATTTTCGCCTTCGCCAGTCACCCGGACAAAAACATGCTTGATGTACAGGCAGCTGTGTTGCCAGCGGCCTTTGTGCATCCGCGCAAGATTGTCCGCCAGGTCCTTGAGGAGGCGATCATGCACAGCCTCGCCGTGACGCTCGCGACCACCACTGGCGTACCAGTCCTCGATTTCGACGAAGCCATCAAGGGACTTGGTAACCAACAGCGCGCGCCATTGATGAACAGGATCGCGCTGGGCGCCACAGAAGACGATTTCCGGCACGCGCACATTGAGCTTGTGCAGCCCGGTCAATGCGTCCAGTTCACGCAGCACGGTGGGACGCCCGAACGGGTGCAACCAGCTACGGTAGATATGGCCGGTTTGCCGCTTGGCATAGAGCAGTTGGCCACCAGGTGCGTGAATACGCTGTACGCCACTTTCTCCACCGCGACGAACATTCGGCTCTTCCACCCATTCGCCACGCTGGCTCCAGAAGTAATCAAAACGATCTTCAGGCGCGATCTGCGCGAGCGATACCTGTTCAACTGCCATGCCCTTACCTCTTTCGCAAAATATAAACGCGCCACATGGCGTAGAGCGGAATGAAGTCCAAATGTTCCTGTACCCGGAAGCCAGCCTGCTCAAATTCGGCTTCAACCGTAGCAGCCGGTAACACAAAGCGATTCTGGTAACCTTCCTGCGCCCGGGATTTTTCGGCGCGCTTGCGTTTCCAGGCCTTGAAATTGCCATCGACCCACAGTGAAAGAATCACGCTGTCACGGGTGACACGCTGGAATTCCCGAAGGATGGCCAGCCGATGCTCGGCCTCGCCGATGTGGTGAAGCAGGCGCATGCAGAAAATGCTGTCCACGGAGTTGTCGGGAAGCGCGATGTCGAATGCAGATGTCTGCAAAGGTCGTACCCGTTCGACCACATGGGCGGGTTGCGACTGAGTGGCGATCTTGACCATTGAGGCCGAGTTATCCGCACCGATAATCACCCGATTGGATTTTTCCGCCAGCATTGGCCAGAAACGGCCGGCGCCACAGGGCAAATCCAGTACCAGGCCTGGTTCTCCCACCCGCTTCAGCGCGGTCCGTCCCAGCTGCAAATCACGCTTGTGCGACAACTGGCGGCCCAGACCGTCCTTGTGCTTGCGTAGGTAACGCTGGGCGTGCGCGTCGTCATATTTCTCGGAAAATTCGAGTTTGATCGGGTCGTCCATCATCAATGTCTCCTCAATTGATGACGGTAACCTTAGGGAGCGCGGCGTGAGTTTCAGGTGAGTCAAATGTGAAAATTTCGTTGGAAAAAGCCCTGAAGTATTACAGAGTTTTACACCTTAACGGCACGGTTACTTACCCAATACCGTAGGAAACAACCTACAAGTCTCACAAAAACAAGACGTTAGGGATGAGACAGGGTCAATTCCACATGAAATCTGCAGCCATTCGGTTCCATATGACTGAGACTGACCGTCCAGCCCTGGTTTTCACAAATCCGTTGCACCAACGACAGGCCGAGCCCCAGGCCTTCACCCCGTTGTTCGTTGCCCCGCACAAAGGGTTCGAACATGGCCTCGCGTTTCTCTTCGGGAATGCCCACACCGCTGTCTTCCACCAGGAAGCCGGTCGGCAACAGGGTCAGGCGGATAAAGCCGCGATCGGTGTAGTGCAAGGCATTGCGCAACAGATTGCCCATGACCGCATGCAGCAAAGTCGCGTTGTACGGGGTATCGAGTGGATTGCCAGGTTCATGGACCAACTCCAGTCCCTTGGCCTCGATGGGCTCGCGCCATGACCCGAGCAGATCCTCCGCCACTTGACGCAGCGTCATCTGCGGCGCCATCCCTGCCGCTTCGCGCTGGGCCCGCGCCAACATGAGGAAAGTCTGCACCAGCTCGCGCATTTCCTCACAGGCCCGGGCGATGCGTTCAACCTGGGCGCGGCCACGGTGGTCGAGCGCCGGATTTTCCAGCAATAACTCACAGGACGTCGCGAGCACCATCAAGGGCGTGCGCAACTCGTGACTGACATCGCTGGTAAATAGCCGCTCGCGGTTCAATGCCTGACGCAAGCGACCCAGGGTGGCATCAAAGGCCACCGCCAACTCCCCGACTTCATCGGCGGCATAGTCCGGCGCCAAAGGCGGGGCCAGCCCCAGCAATTGGTCGCGATGACGGACCTGCCGGGCCAGACG
This region of Pseudomonas fluorescens genomic DNA includes:
- a CDS encoding multidrug efflux RND transporter permease subunit, which translates into the protein MAFTDPFIRRPVLATVVSLLIVLLGFQAWSKLPLRQYPQMENALITVTTAYPGANAETIQGYITQPLQQSLASAEGIDYMTSVSRQNFSVISIYARIGANSDRLFTELLAKANEVKNKLPQDAEDPVLSKEAADASALMYISFFSKDLSNPQITDYLSRVIQPKLATLPGMAEAEILGNQVFAMRLWLDPVKLAGFGLSASDVSNAVRRYNFLSAAGEVKGEYVVTSVNANTELKTAEAFAAIPLKVDGDSRVLLSDVARVEMGAENYDTISSFGGTPSVYIGIKATPAANPLDVIKEVRKLMPELESQLPPNLKAEIAYDATLFIQASINEVVKTLFEAVLIVIVVVFLFLGALRSVVIPVVTIPLSMIGVMFFMQLMGYSINLLTLLAMVLAIGLVVDDAIVVVENIHRHIEEGKTPFDAALEGAREIALPVVSMTITLAAVYAPIGFLTGLTGALFKEFALTLAGAVVISGIVALTLSPMMCAYLLRHDQNPSGLAHRLDLIFEGLKRRYQRMLHGTLNTRPVVLVFAVIVLCLIPVLLKFTKSELAPDEDQGIIFMIANAPQPTNLDYLNTYTDEFIAIFKEFPEYYSSFQINGFNGVQSGIGGFLLKPWNERSRTQMAILPEVQSKLSQIAGLQIFGFNLPSLPGTGEGLPFQFVVNTANDYEALLAVVDRIKKRAMESGKFAFVDIDLAFDKPEVVVDIDRAKAAQMGVSMLDLGTTLATLLAEAEINRFTIEGRSYKVIAQVERTYRDNPDWLNNYYVKNAKDELLPLSTLITVTDRARPRQLNQFQQLNSAILSGFPVVSMGEAIETVRQIAQEEAPPGFAFDYAGASRQFVQEGAALWVTFALALAIIFLVLAAQFESFRDPLVILVTVPLSICGALIPLFLGWSSMNIYTQVGLVTLIGLISKHGILIVEFANQLRKDKGLTPREAVEEAAAIRLRPVLMTTAAMVFGMVPLILATGAGAVSRFDIGMVIATGMSIGTLFTLFVLPCVYTFLAKPDKA
- a CDS encoding lipopolysaccharide kinase InaA family protein, translating into MAVEQVSLAQIAPEDRFDYFWSQRGEWVEEPNVRRGGESGVQRIHAPGGQLLYAKRQTGHIYRSWLHPFGRPTVLRELDALTGLHKLNVRVPEIVFCGAQRDPVHQWRALLVTKSLDGFVEIEDWYASGGRERHGEAVHDRLLKDLADNLARMHKGRWQHSCLYIKHVFVRVTGEGENAKAEVALLDLEKCRQRLLSTQAAAHDMKQLRRHSSFKAADWDRLVYFYKTAFGSAIKGL
- a CDS encoding class I SAM-dependent methyltransferase, producing the protein MDDPIKLEFSEKYDDAHAQRYLRKHKDGLGRQLSHKRDLQLGRTALKRVGEPGLVLDLPCGAGRFWPMLAEKSNRVIIGADNSASMVKIATQSQPAHVVERVRPLQTSAFDIALPDNSVDSIFCMRLLHHIGEAEHRLAILREFQRVTRDSVILSLWVDGNFKAWKRKRAEKSRAQEGYQNRFVLPAATVEAEFEQAGFRVQEHLDFIPLYAMWRVYILRKR
- a CDS encoding sensor histidine kinase, whose amino-acid sequence is MEFKQSLAQRIIIAFALMSALVAGAFAMGIVATVHLVEEKLISAGLGGDLQRLLLMDNMSDWSHRPEPDQLFYFTGGPGDFDLPKDLRHLDAGFHEVFREQLSYHAMVEIVDGRHYVLLQDQSDFEERERILFAVVLVGFVLSLALAVFLGWVLARKVMAPVVRLARQVRHRDQLLGLAPPLAPDYAADEVGELAVAFDATLGRLRQALNRERLFTSDVSHELRTPLMVLATSCELLLENPALDHRGRAQVERIARACEEMRELVQTFLMLARAQREAAGMAPQMTLRQVAEDLLGSWREPIEAKGLELVHEPGNPLDTPYNATLLHAVMGNLLRNALHYTDRGFIRLTLLPTGFLVEDSGVGIPEEKREAMFEPFVRGNEQRGEGLGLGLSLVQRICENQGWTVSLSHMEPNGCRFHVELTLSHP